The following nucleotide sequence is from Melioribacteraceae bacterium.
CTGAAGCAGAAAAGATTCTATGGAATAAATTAAGAAACCGAAAACTAGACGGTAAAAAGTTTTTACGACAGCATCCCATATTTTATGATTTAAAGGGGAGGGAATCATTTTTTGTAGCTGACTTTTATTGTTTTGAAGAGAAAATGATAATTGAGCTTGACGGTCATTATCATAAATATAGATTAAGAGAAGATGAAGAAAGAACGGAGATATTGAATTTGCTTGGACTGAAAGTGATACGTTTTTCTAATGAAGATGTGTTAAACAATATAGATAATGTTCTGAAGTTGATTGAAGAAAATTGTAACATGTAGAAACTTATGAACTCATCCCCCAGCCCCTTCTCTTGAAAAGAGAAGGGGGGAAAGTCCCTCTCTTTTTAAGAGAGGGATTTAGGGTGAGTTCAAAAATCAAATACAACCAAGACTATGCAGCTAACAAAACACTTAGTTTTATTCAGATACATACTAAAGCAATTCGGTTATGATGATTTTGAAACTCTCCGGGAAGAGTTCAATAATATTCAAACCGGGTATGATTCAGCCGGCAGAAGTTCATTTGCCGGAGTGCTTGGATGGAAACCAATTAGAATACCGCAAGAAACTTTATTTCGCTACGATGAATCAATTAGAACTTATGAAGAAAGACTGAAAACAAATCGTGCCGAACCGAAACTTACATTTAAGTATTTTCAATGGTTTGCACTTCTTTTTACAGAATATTATTTCGATAGACTAACTACCGATACAAATCAACTTATTACCGATCTGAACAACTTTAAAAATACTTATGATGATTACTCTGCGATTGAAAATTACAATGAAAACGATCTAAAAAAACTTGCTTTTTGGATGGCGACAGGAAGCGGCAAGACTTTAATAATGCACTGCAATTATTGGCAGATAAGAAAGTACTTCAAAGATTGGGAAAATATAATTCTCATTACTCCGAATGAAGGAATGAGTCAGCAGCATTACGAAAGTTTTACCGCAAGCGGAATTGATTCGAAAATATATTCCGGCAGCGAAGAAAGTTTGAAGACTAAAGAAGGTGAGATATTAATTATTGAGATAACAAAGTTAGTTAAAGAAAAAGAGGGAGAAGGCGTAAGTGTTGATGTTGACTATTTTGCAGAGACCAAAAATTTAGTCTTTATAGATGAAGGGCATAAAGGGCAGCGTTCGGAAGAAAAGAAATGGAAATCTTTACGCGAACATATAACGAGAAGCAATGATTCTTATACTTTTGAATATTCCGCAACATTCGGACAAATAATTACTTCGCGCACCAATGAGTTACTCCAAGAATACGGGCGATCAATTATTTTTGATTATTCATACAGACATTTTTACGCTGACGGTTACGGGAAAGATTTTGCGGTTTTTAACATTGAAGCCGAAGAGGAATACAACGATGAACAGATCGATCTGCTGCTTACTGCCGGTTTGCTTACCTACTATGAGCAAGTAATTCTATTTGAAAAGTTTGAAAGTGAAATACGACAGTATGAAATTGAAAAACCGCTTTGGATATTTGTCGGAAGTAAGGTTATAGGAAACGGTTCATCAACACTAACTCAAACCGATAAGAAAAACATTTCCGATGTAACACGTGTAATTAAATTCTTACAAAATATTTTGTCTTCACCAAAATTGCTGCAGCAAAATGTGGATAAGATTTTATCCGGTAGTTCGGGGTTAATGAATTCCGATGGTGTAGATATATTCGAAGACAGGTTAAGATACTTGAAAGAAAATAGACCTTCTATTGATGATGTGTTATCGAAATTATTTAACGGCAGCGGACAAATTGAAGCTTATCAAATAAAAAACGCTGAAGGTGAAATAGGGTTAAAAACTAAAACGAGTGATAAATATTTTGCTGTTATTAATATCGGTGATGTTGCGAAGTATTCCAAGAAACTTGAAGAAGACACCGATGGCAAACTTGTAATACAAGAGGATAATTTTACATCGTCGCTCTTTTATAATTTATCGGAAACGGATTCAACTGTTAATTTATTAATCGGATCGAAGAAGTTTATTGAAGGTTGGAATTCCTGGCGGGTTTCTTGTATGGGACTGCTCAATATGGGAAAAGGTGAGGGCGCCCAGATAATTCAATTGTTCGGAAGAGGGGTTCGCTTAAAAGGGAAAGAACTTTCTCTAAAAAGAGAAAATGAATTATCCGGTTACCCGGTTAGAGCGTTACAGACAATTTCGATATTTGGTTTGAATGCTTCGTATATGAACAACTTCTTGACTAATATAGAAAAGGAAACACCGGAATATAAAGAGTACCCTGTTGAGATAAGGTTTAATTACGAAGGTAAATGGGCAAATAAGATTGTTACTTTTAAAAAAGATGATAACCATAACTTCAAAGAATATTTGGTTGTACTGGATTACAACGAAGAAATCGCAAAGCGTGTAACGATTGATTTAAGAAATAGAGTTATGGCTGCCGTAAGCGGTTTCAACAATCAAATTGCCGAAAATATTGAGGAATACTCAGGCAGTTTATTGAAAGAATTCTATGATTTCATCGATTTGGAAAACCTATTAACCGAGATAAAAAACTATACTCTTATTAGAGGTTATACAAATTTAGTAATTACAAAGGAAGCCGTTGTTGAAATACTGTTGAAACTTAGACCTGAATCGATTCTTTGCGGTAAAGATCAATTTACTATAAAAGATGCAATAGAAGGAAAAATACAACGTGTGGCAGAGGCGGCATTAAAAGATTATGTGCAGAAATTTTATTCTGATAAAGAAAAAGACAGCCTAACAAGAAATCTTAGTATTGATCTTATTAATTATGATTCATATCGAGATATTTTTCCTACCGACAAAAGAATGATTATCAAAGCCCCAAAAGAGCACCGAAGGATAGTAGATCAACTAATTAAAGACATGAATCAATTTTATGAAAATGACTTAAATGAAATTCCAACAATTCATTTTGATAAACATTTATACTCACCTATAGCTACATTCCGGAAAGGAGAAATTTATCAGCAAATTAAAACAATCCCGGTTAAACTTAATGCAGGTGAAACAAAATTTGTAAAACAAATAAGAGACTTTATTCGAGACAACTCCAAAAAATTAACAGGGATTGAAATATTTTTATTGAGGAACTTATCGCAGCGAGGAGTTGGTTTCTTTTTGGAAAGTTCCTCGTTTTTCCCCGATTTTATTTTATGGGTAGTGAAAGATAAAAAGCAGTATATCTATTTCTTAGATCCGAAAGGAATAAGAATGATGACGAATTTTAATCACCCGAAGGTTTTATTCTGCACAAAACAAGTGAAGGAAATCAACGAATCTCTGAAAGAAAAAATAGCAAAAGAGAAGAAAGGACTTGAAATAGAGCTCTCCGCATTTATTTTATCGGTTACCAAATACAATGATATTAAAGAGAACTGGGGTTCTGAGAGAACATCAAAAGAAGACTTCACGCGGAACAATATTTTATTTGTTGATGATAATAAAGCATACTTGCAGCAATTGTTTGATGAGTTTGTAGAAAATTAATTGCTACTAGCAGAGACTGTGAAATAAGAAGTAGAGATTAAATGCGGGTAGAAATAATTACTATTCGCAATTATGTTTAGGATGTCGAAATAAACTCAACCCCCTAGCCCCCTTCCCCGCCTGTCGTCGGGCAAGTCTTGGAAAGAGAAGGGGGAATAAAAGGAGGATGAGTTGGTTTAAAAAACATAAAATAGTTATATGAGTTTAACTTACAAAGAGAAATAAGTGAATTAGCAAAACAAGTATGTCGTGAATTAAGAAAGAATTCTACTGAAGCAGAAAATATATAATGGGAGAGACTTAGGGACAGAAAAATGGGTGGTTATTGCAAATAGTATAATGAATTATAAATGAAAAAAGTATGTTTCTTTTACAGCAATTTAATACTGAAGAGAAACATACTTAATTTTTTAAACTACTTGTTCAGATTTAATAGCGACAAAATTCTTTTCACTTTTGTTCAAACCATGAGTTTCGTTTTCATCGATCTTAAAATTATCTATTAGTTCGTTAAGGTTGTTTGACATATTGTTCAATGATGCGACAAAGTTTGTAATCTTTTCAAATTGACTATTCATCTCTTCTGTTGCCGAGGCTACTTCCAAAACGCTTGTGTTATTATCCTTACTCACATAAGCAATACTCTGGAGATTCTTTTCAATAGAATCTGAGTTTTGAACTAATTGAACTGTGGAAGCGGAATATTCTTCAACTACGGCAGAAACATTCTCGGTATTTTCAACTAGCTCTATAGAAGATTTAGAAAGAATCTGGCAATCATCCTGAATCAATTTCATCTTTATACTTAAGTTTTGCATAACATCGTTAATTGAGAAGAATGCTTTTCCGGCATCTTCAGCTAAGATAACTCCTTTCTCCACTTCTTTATGTCCTTGGTTCATCGCGGTAAATGCTTCGTCAATAGTTTTTTGAATATCTTTTATTAACTCTCCGATTTCCTTAGTTGCTTTAGAAGACTTCTCCGCTAATTTGAAAACTTCATCGGCGACCACGGCAAAGCCTCTTCCATGCTCACCGGCGCGGGCAGCTTCAATTGCAGCATTTAAGGCAAGCAGATTTGTTTGAGAAGCTATCTCTTCTATAGTTTCGATTATTAATCCAATTTGTTCGGAGTGTTCGCTCATCTTTTTAACTTTCTCAGTAGAATAATCTACTTTCTCTTTTATGTTATTCATACCGGTAATTGTTTCTTTTATAGTTGTAACACCGTTAAGAGAAACGGTTTTACCTTCATCGGATTTTTCATAACCTTCTTGTACATTTTTATTTACTACCCGAAC
It contains:
- a CDS encoding endonuclease domain-containing protein, with amino-acid sequence MSYIHKIIFMSLNKKRELTEIAKLICCDLRKNSTEAEKILWNKLRNRKLDGKKFLRQHPIFYDLKGRESFFVADFYCFEEKMIIELDGHYHKYRLREDEERTEILNLLGLKVIRFSNEDVLNNIDNVLKLIEENCNM
- a CDS encoding DEAD/DEAH box helicase family protein, whose amino-acid sequence is MQLTKHLVLFRYILKQFGYDDFETLREEFNNIQTGYDSAGRSSFAGVLGWKPIRIPQETLFRYDESIRTYEERLKTNRAEPKLTFKYFQWFALLFTEYYFDRLTTDTNQLITDLNNFKNTYDDYSAIENYNENDLKKLAFWMATGSGKTLIMHCNYWQIRKYFKDWENIILITPNEGMSQQHYESFTASGIDSKIYSGSEESLKTKEGEILIIEITKLVKEKEGEGVSVDVDYFAETKNLVFIDEGHKGQRSEEKKWKSLREHITRSNDSYTFEYSATFGQIITSRTNELLQEYGRSIIFDYSYRHFYADGYGKDFAVFNIEAEEEYNDEQIDLLLTAGLLTYYEQVILFEKFESEIRQYEIEKPLWIFVGSKVIGNGSSTLTQTDKKNISDVTRVIKFLQNILSSPKLLQQNVDKILSGSSGLMNSDGVDIFEDRLRYLKENRPSIDDVLSKLFNGSGQIEAYQIKNAEGEIGLKTKTSDKYFAVINIGDVAKYSKKLEEDTDGKLVIQEDNFTSSLFYNLSETDSTVNLLIGSKKFIEGWNSWRVSCMGLLNMGKGEGAQIIQLFGRGVRLKGKELSLKRENELSGYPVRALQTISIFGLNASYMNNFLTNIEKETPEYKEYPVEIRFNYEGKWANKIVTFKKDDNHNFKEYLVVLDYNEEIAKRVTIDLRNRVMAAVSGFNNQIAENIEEYSGSLLKEFYDFIDLENLLTEIKNYTLIRGYTNLVITKEAVVEILLKLRPESILCGKDQFTIKDAIEGKIQRVAEAALKDYVQKFYSDKEKDSLTRNLSIDLINYDSYRDIFPTDKRMIIKAPKEHRRIVDQLIKDMNQFYENDLNEIPTIHFDKHLYSPIATFRKGEIYQQIKTIPVKLNAGETKFVKQIRDFIRDNSKKLTGIEIFLLRNLSQRGVGFFLESSSFFPDFILWVVKDKKQYIYFLDPKGIRMMTNFNHPKVLFCTKQVKEINESLKEKIAKEKKGLEIELSAFILSVTKYNDIKENWGSERTSKEDFTRNNILFVDDNKAYLQQLFDEFVEN